The nucleotide window gacgagttaGCCATCTAAAAAGGTGACATTCTCTTCCTCTCATCGAGgagtatgatttttttttttgaatcacttgatttcgttaagtattgaagaagttatgaacatttaaaatttacctagtttccggtgagttttccaattttctctcggaccagtcaactttgaggctattttccggccatctctggcaaccattgggcttccaaattggtataatcttattctacactttcctatcttcattttatatattatgggtcgaatttggttaagaaacgattgagttacgaagctttgaaaattgcccaaacttccagcTAAAagttccgggacacttaacggagtttttaacggaatgaccaaaatgatggatggtggacaatcttagggaccactttgattgatttgaaatgttagggaccaaagtgatgagttatgcaaatctctgAGACCATTTAGGCTACTTACCCAATATTTATAGTAGTTagcttaaaaaattcaaaattcaagtcCTCACCCAGATATATCGTcactaaaaaaaatgtattttgtGAGAGAGGGGGGTATCCATTGCCTATTCTTAGATCTTCTACTTTTGGCAGCAACTCTCTCAATCGCCAGGCTGCCTCATATTTtgcttttttcatttttatctgAATTCTGAGGCTTCTATTTGAAAAGCCAAAATAGAAAAACCGCCAGGttctgaacaaaaaaaaacaggaaAGAAAGACCAAACAAATGTAAAAACTCATATGCCTGTTGTGCCGCCTAAGTCATTGTAAACCCTAAATTCTAAACTatagtaatttatttttatttctatattCGTTTCATCAGGAACAACAGATTTCAGGACTCATAGATCTCTAGGCCAGTTAACATTCTCGATTTATGTGTATCATCTTTGTGGAGAGGTCATGCTTATCTTCTCTGTATCATTCTAGTATTCTCGGATGTCCCCATAGAAAACTGTATCCTAGAAACATTCTATTTTTCATAGAGGATTTTGAGAAAATGTGGTCTGTAAAAGGAGGAAATGGAGCAAAGAAGGGAGCAGGAGGAAATGGATTGGTGGCAGTTGCCATAGACAATCAGAAAGGGAGCCAAAATGCACTCCGATGGGCTGCTGAGCATCTTCTCACCAAGGGCCAAACTGTCATTTTACTACATGTTGTTCAGAAGACATCATCAGTTTGTTCTTCaagtaatctctctctctctggagcTAAAAATTTACTTTTCAATGGAAGACAGTGTTACAACTTCTATTTTTGGTGCAGTAGCTGGAAACAATGCCATTGTATGCAATATAAACAATCTGTCTCAATCACCGCGCAAACAGCAGCTCGAAAAGATGACCAAGGATCTGTTCCTTACCTTCCATTGCTATTGTGCTCGTAAGGATGTAGGTTTTGGAGCTCTTCCTTTGAAAGCTTATTCCATGACCACCCTGCATGAAATGTTTTATTAATGTTTTTGGAGCAGAACCCTAAAATCTAATGCATTATCAGACTTTGCAGTGAACACATTATACGTATCAAAGCGTGTCTTACAAAAACTTGTCTTAAACAGTACATACCAtcatttaaaaaacaaataaatgtaCCCTTTTGGGAAGAATGAATTATCATCGCATTTCCTGTATTATGATTCATAGTTTTGTATAGTTATATTTTTGTTACTTTTCAATTGTTTTCTCATGTCTTGCAAATTTGCTTTCTCAGATAAACTGCATTGATATCATACTTGAAGACTCAGATATAGCAAAAGCAGTAACAGAATATGCTTCTTACGCTGCAATTGAGAATTTGGTTCTGGGAGCTCCAACAAAGCATGGATTTATAAGGTAATTGCCTCGGTCTAATATTTACCTTTATtagatttttcttcatatttccACCAAGATCATGCAAAGAATGACAATTGAACAAAATGTTACAATAAGAAAAAGCATTATCCGCGAGCGAAAGCACACACTATCGATGAAAACATATTGTTACTCAATATTCTGCAAAATAACAGCATGATGCTGATCCAAGCAGGAACACGTTGATTGTTTTCAAAATGCCATGGTTAATGTATTTGACTCACACATTTATCGATGCCATAGTACGTGTAAACCCAACATACGTTTGTGCAGATTCAAATCATCAAGTATTCCAAGCAGTGTATCAAAAGGGGCACCTGATTTCTGCACCGTATATGTCATCTCCAAAGGGAAAATCCACTCTGAGCGACATGCTTCTCGTCCAGCAGCTTACAGTTCTCCACTACTTGCCCAAATAGAGGCATTAAATCAGCAAAGTGCTAAAGCAGCTGAAACACCTAGACAGAATATGTACTTGAAAGGTTTGTTTCTTTCAATTATTAATTAAGCTATCTTCAAAACCAATTTTGCTTGAGCAATAATAAACGCATTTTTTGGATCCTCTCTATCCAGCAGCCAGACCATCGTTCAGGCCTCGTAACTTGCCAGATGAAGCTTCCAGGTAAGTCATAGCATACTAAACCTGGTTTTTGGGTACAACATGACGTGGCAAGGCAATTTCTTCTCACAATGCTGTTATGCGTACTGATTGCTATCATTAAATCTACCGAAAAGACTGATCCATCGTCCTGATTGGAAACAGATATGCATATACAAGAGGAGGAGGCTTTAGTAATGGAAGGATTAGTGGAGGGTTCTCAGAATCGGAAAGTGAGAGATCATTTATAAGCTCCGACAGGGCAAGCACTGACCGAGCTTCATCTGTGATGTATGAATATATGGACCGAGGGCGGCTATCTACCAGCTCAGACCAAAGCTTTGGATCAATGCGCCTAGGACCTAAGTTCGCAGAACTCAATTTTCCGCAAGACTTCTCGTCAATTTCACATGAAAGCAACCAAACATCATCTTCATGGTCATCAGAGAACCTGGTAAGCAACCGAAAATCTCAAACCTTTTACACCTTATATGATGAATTTTTTCACCATCATTGCTTTCTCAAATTTTGTTGCAATATCTTTCTGTACACTATCtagatgattttttttcacTGCATTTATTAAACTAACGCAGGAAGAAGTAGAATCGGAGATGAGGAGGCTAAAGCTAGAGCTGAAGCAAACAATGGACATGTACAGCACGGCATGCAGAGAAGCACTTACAGCTAAACAGAAAGTGAGTGCAAGTTAGATTTTCTTTCTGCATTTTTTCATGATTCCATTCAAATTTACGTCCCCTACAGGAAATGGAGCTGCACAGCTGGAGGGCTGAAGAGGAACAAAAACTTGAGGAAGCACGATTGGCTCAAGAAGCAGCACAGGCAGTTGCGGAGAGAGAAAAAGCTAGGTGCAAGGCAGCCATAGAAGCAGCTGATGCAGCTAAAAGGATTGCAGAGTTGGAGTCAAATAAACGGGCAAACGCAGAAATTAAGGCTCTTAGAGAAGCAGAGGACATGAGGAAGCTATTATCAAATCTAGCCCACACTGATGACAAGTATAGGAGGTATTCCATTGAGgagattgaagaagcaacagaacACTTTTTGCCGTCTCGAAAGATTGGGGAAGGAGGCTATGGTCCTGTCTATAAGTGTTACCTCGATCACACACCGGTTGCAGTCAAGGTCTTGCGTCCGGATGCTGCTCAAGGAAGGTCACAGTTTCAGAAAGAGGTAAGGGACTGAGAGTCTTGACTAGCTCTCATGATTcgttaaattttcttttaacttgGTTTTGTGCTAAAAAGAATTCCATTGGGAAAAGGTAAGTATAAGTAGTGAACTCCACACAATGGCCAAAGATTTCCGAATAAAATTAGCTATCCTACATTGTAATATTTTCCGTTACAAGTTGAACATgcattttttcttttacaaCATGCTTATTATCTTACATTTCGTTCTAAGTTTCATACGACAAACATATAAAAGTACAAAGATATCATATGGAAAAATTTAGCTAACATCGTCTTTCATGATTCAATGCAGATCGACATACTTAGCTGCATTCGACATCCCAACATGGTGTTACTTCTAGGAGCCTGTCCAGAGTATGGCATTCTAGTATATGAATACATGGCCAATGGAAGCTTAGATGACTGTCTCTCAAGGAAAGGGAACACCCCAGCTCTGTCTTGGCAACTGAGGTTCCAAATAGCAGCTGAAGTTGCCACAGGCCTACTTTTTCTTCACCAGACCAAGCCGGAACCCTTGGTGCACCGTGACCTCAAGCCGGGCAACATTTTGCTAGATCAAAACTACGTGAGCAAGATTAGTGATGTCGGATTAGCTAGACTTGTCCCAGCTGTTGCTGAAAACGTGACACAGTGCCTCATGACAGCTACGGCCGGAACATTCTGCTATATTGACCCTGAGTATCAGCAGACAGGAATGCTTGGTGTAAAATCTGATGTGTACTCCTTAGGCATTATGCTTCTTCAATTGGTAACAAGTAGGCCACCTATGGGGTTGACTCACCAGGTCGAAACTGCAATTGAAAAGGGCACATTCGCGGGGATGCTAGACCCAGCTGTGCCTGATTGGCCATATGAAGAAGCATTGAGCTTTGCAAAGCTAGCAATCCAATGTGCAGAACTTAGACGAAAGGACAGGCCAGATCTTGGCACTGTGATACTGCCGGCACTGAATAAACTGAGAGAATTTGCTGACGAAAAGATGAACCACAAGTTATTAGGAGGCAATTATAGCCCTTCCCCTAATCACAGTCACGCTGCCGATCAACAAGTAAGAAAACCGAAAAGTTCAGAAGCATTTAGTTTCATATGTCTACCTAAAAAACTAAACAGAAATTCTCAACCCCCCATATTATATATTCCTGGTATTACAAATTAAGTGTCTAGGATTCATTTGGATACGATAACTGATTGGAATCAATGCatgttgaaggaagaaatgCATTCAACTTCCAAATCTTGTCCAAGTTGAAGGTAGACGATGAATTAGACATGAAGGAAATGTACCCTCCaaatcctaaattttttttttagggattgGAAGCAATGAATTTAACATCCATTTCTGCATTCAACATACACATAATCTAGCGAATCATGCAATCAAATTCATTCTTAAACACCATAATTTTTGACAAGGTCTTATCTTGTGCAGGAAGTAATAAGCGATCCGCAGCTCAAGAACTTGGAAACCTCGAAGAGCCAATCGAGCACATCTTCACAGCCAGAAAATCAAGCAGAAGAAGCAGGTCTATTATAGACTATGTAGTGACAAAACTATCATGAAAAACTGAATTTTAATGGCTTTCACTTTACTCTTCTTTCACAGGGACAACTGAGTAAACAATGCTAGCAGTAGCAGGTTCGTGTGAGTTCCATAACCAACATCGCTCCACTGACCCCATCAGTTGAAATTTTGGATCCCAGAATGTTGTTTTTTAATTCAAGTGCATTCTAGTGTTTGCCAGCCTGAAATCTTGTTCCTATTCTCATGTAAATGTATAAACTTTTATGAACAAAATGAGTATGCAAACGTGTAAATTTCAAACATGCTTGTAAAATAAAAAGACCAAGAAACCCAGAAATTGTAAAAAGGAAAAAGTGATGAACTTGCGACAAGAATTCGACATGGGAGAGAAGTTTCATCCTTGTTTATGCAAAACCCGAGCCATCTTCTTTTTCCCTTGATGGGATGCATATACCTCTTCTGAGTTCTGGCCCCATTTACATTTACTTCTCACCAAATTCATTGATAATTCTCTCAAAATTGATGACGTTGTTCCTCCattttttcataatcttttatcATTATTGCGGAAAAAAAGGAGAGTTCGAAATTACATTTTATATCTTTTGCAGTTATTGCTCACTTTCCGATAGATCCTGCCTATACAACaatttagaaggaaaaaaacaagTTTTAAACTCGAATGCATCGATAAAAATCCGATCTTTATCTACTGGAATGTTGAACCACGTGAATGCCGTGGCTCATACATGGTCCTTGTAGTTTTCTGCCTCGTTAGTGGTTTAAACGGAACTTTAAAATAACTTGACTGCGGAGAGCAAAGTTTTTTTTAGACAAAAtatgataagaacaaaagagGTTCAGTGAATAGCCCAAAATGTTCCATCCAtagatgaaataaaaattactaCGTGTCAAGCTTAAACGCTGTATGCAaaatttttaatgtaaattaatgaaaattttcgtttgtaataaaaaaaaaattaagaagagtCGCACATTAATAATTAAACTTAAAGGTGAGTAAGTATTTCTTTTCTACAGTTAGTTAGTTAACAGTTAGTTAGTTAGCAGCGTGACTTCTTTACACTAAAATTACTTATTGGATAATGTTAAggagattaaatttttaaatcaaataatgtgtcaccaatataaaataagcacgttaatcaatacttatAATCATCAACCACCGTAGTTAAGTTAATAGTGTCTCACGATTGTCTTATTTTAACCATTAAGATAAACTTTCACATCCCTACCCGGGgaggaccacttcccgggcccgctccaccaccgtatcacgatattgtctgctttgggcttaccattccctcacggttttgtttttgggaactcacgagcaacttcccagtaggtcatccatcatgggagtgctctggcctccttctcgcttaacttcggagttccgacaaaacccgaagccagtgagctcccaaaaggcctcgtgctaggtaaggatagaaatatacatttaaggatcactcccctaggcgatgtgggatgttacaatccactccccttaggggcccgacgtcctcgtcgacacactttcggccagggattagctctgataccatttgtcacatcccgggctcgactccactgtagcacgatattttccgatttgggccccgaccatgccctcacggttttgtttctaggagcCCTCGCgcactactcgcttaacttcggagttccgatggaacctgaagccagtgagctcccaaaaagcctcatgctaTATAGAGAttggcatgtacatataaagcttagaggatcctcacccctgggcaatgtgggatcttacaatccacccctcttagggACCCGACGTCATCATTGACACACTTccagccagggattggctctaatagcatttttcacatccccgcccggggcggaccacttcccgggcctgctccaccaccgtagcacgatattgtccgctttgggcttaccattccttcacggttttgcttttaggaactcacgagcaacttcccagtgggtcacccatcctaggagtgctctggcctccttctcgcttaacttcggagttccgacagaacccgaagccaatgagctcccaaaaggtctcatgctaggtagggatggaaatatacatttaaggatcactcccatgggtgatatgggatgttacaatgtaagatcccacatcgcctaggggagtgatccttatatgtatattctcatccctacctagcacgaggccatttgagagctcactggcttcgggttccgtagaaactccgaagttaagcaagaaagAGCCCAGAGCACTCCTAGGAtaagtgacccactaggaagttgctcatgagttcccaaaaacaaaaccgtgagggaatggtaaacccaaagcggacaatatcgtgctacggtggtgatgtggtggacccgggacgggatgtgacataaacacttaatcaacacttaagtaacaATTCAACTATTAACCACCGCATCATTTtgttttacaaatttaatttaaaattttaatctcacAACATTATCCTTACTTTTATCCTTTGAGGGGGCGTTTGTTTCCCCTCGTTAAAGTTCACTCGACTAGACAAAATTAAGGGTTAGTCCAGTCCCATGTTTGTTCCCAACAAGGATTAGCTTTAGTGAGACTAGTTCTCACTCGCCTCGACTAAAGGCAGGACTGTCTGGTCTTAGCGAGTACCCCTGAgaaccatgggactagctaagaccaTCATCTCTCTCATCCTTGTCCTGCTTGATGTCTACTCACAGCCACTCATTGTGACCTCCGACCACACACTGCCGTTAACTTTCCAATTCGACTATCTCTTTCAAATACGTTTCACAACCAATTTTCACATAGAAAATATACCAATTCGACAAGGTTTGATCGGAATACGATGGAAAACCTGCAACTTGTCGGAAAAAATGGAGATGTGAGGTTTCGTCGAATAACACAGAGCTAGAGCGagggaaagagaagagagagactgGAATCGAGAGGGAGTTGGacaggaaaaagaaagagatatAGACTGGAATTGAGATGTCTAATATGGAAGAAGGAAGGGTAGGATAGAGAAAGGGagaaaaagagggagagaaagagtgagagagtgacggtgaaggaaggaaaaaagagagaaaaatataggataataataaaatattaatatttattaattaaataatataatatttatttgTCCTGCTTTTTAGTCTGACAATGCACCAAACGTttcactaagctagtccagcttagtctattctaagccagtccagcttaatcCCTCAAGTTAGTACTAGTTTGGTACtaaggtgcttttataaaaagttggTATAAAAAAGCTGAGAttaaaaaggtgtttggtaaacacttaaaaacagtttattttcactgttttggatgaaaaaaagctgaaaaacgtgaagcagcaaaaaatgagcttattctcaagCACagtaaaaatagttttttttcaaaacacagcaatCCTAAACAGTCTAGTTCAAAATAGTTTACTGTAATAACCCACCCTGATTGTCTATTCTTGTAAGATGAATTCAACAAAAATTACTTTATCCTTTGTTAAAAAGATTACTTTATCAGAGGACCAGACAGTGCCTGTGTGTATTGTATGATAGATCAAAACGTGGCACCTATACATAGTAAAC belongs to Malus sylvestris chromosome 17, drMalSylv7.2, whole genome shotgun sequence and includes:
- the LOC126609909 gene encoding U-box domain-containing protein 35-like isoform X3, translated to MCIIFVERSCLSSLYHSSILGCPHRKLYPRNILFFIEDFEKMWSVKGGNGAKKGAGGNGLVAVAIDNQKGSQNALRWAAEHLLTKGQTVILLHVVQKTSSVCSSTGNNAIVCNINNLSQSPRKQQLEKMTKDLFLTFHCYCARKDINCIDIILEDSDIAKAVTEYASYAAIENLVLGAPTKHGFIRFKSSSIPSSVSKGAPDFCTVYVISKGKIHSERHASRPAAYSSPLLAQIEALNQQSAKAAETPRQNMYLKAARPSFRPRNLPDEASRYAYTRGGGFSNGRISGGFSESESERSFISSDRASTDRASSVMYEYMDRGRLSTSSDQSFGSMRLGPKFAELNFPQDFSSISHESNQTSSSWSSENLEEVESEMRRLKLELKQTMDMYSTACREALTAKQKEMELHSWRAEEEQKLEEARLAQEAAQAVAEREKARCKAAIEAADAAKRIAELESNKRANAEIKALREAEDMRKLLSNLAHTDDKYRRYSIEEIEEATEHFLPSRKIGEGGYGPVYKCYLDHTPVAVKVLRPDAAQGRSQFQKEIDILSCIRHPNMVLLLGACPEYGILVYEYMANGSLDDCLSRKGNTPALSWQLRFQIAAEVATGLLFLHQTKPEPLVHRDLKPGNILLDQNYVSKISDVGLARLVPAVAENVTQCLMTATAGTFCYIDPEYQQTGMLGVKSDVYSLGIMLLQLVTSRPPMGLTHQVETAIEKGTFAGMLDPAVPDWPYEEALSFAKLAIQCAELRRKDRPDLGTVILPALNKLREFADEKMNHKLLGGNYSPSPNHSHAADQQEVISDPQLKNLETSKSQSSTSSQPENQAEEAGTTE
- the LOC126609909 gene encoding U-box domain-containing protein 52-like isoform X1: MCIIFVERSCLSSLYHSSILGCPHRKLYPRNILFFIEDFEKMWSVKGGNGAKKGAGGNGLVAVAIDNQKGSQNALRWAAEHLLTKGQTVILLHVVQKTSSVCSSIAGNNAIVCNINNLSQSPRKQQLEKMTKDLFLTFHCYCARKDINCIDIILEDSDIAKAVTEYASYAAIENLVLGAPTKHGFIRFKSSSIPSSVSKGAPDFCTVYVISKGKIHSERHASRPAAYSSPLLAQIEALNQQSAKAAETPRQNMYLKAARPSFRPRNLPDEASRYAYTRGGGFSNGRISGGFSESESERSFISSDRASTDRASSVMYEYMDRGRLSTSSDQSFGSMRLGPKFAELNFPQDFSSISHESNQTSSSWSSENLEEVESEMRRLKLELKQTMDMYSTACREALTAKQKEMELHSWRAEEEQKLEEARLAQEAAQAVAEREKARCKAAIEAADAAKRIAELESNKRANAEIKALREAEDMRKLLSNLAHTDDKYRRYSIEEIEEATEHFLPSRKIGEGGYGPVYKCYLDHTPVAVKVLRPDAAQGRSQFQKEIDILSCIRHPNMVLLLGACPEYGILVYEYMANGSLDDCLSRKGNTPALSWQLRFQIAAEVATGLLFLHQTKPEPLVHRDLKPGNILLDQNYVSKISDVGLARLVPAVAENVTQCLMTATAGTFCYIDPEYQQTGMLGVKSDVYSLGIMLLQLVTSRPPMGLTHQVETAIEKGTFAGMLDPAVPDWPYEEALSFAKLAIQCAELRRKDRPDLGTVILPALNKLREFADEKMNHKLLGGNYSPSPNHSHAADQQEVISDPQLKNLETSKSQSSTSSQPENQAEEAGTTE
- the LOC126609909 gene encoding U-box domain-containing protein 34-like isoform X2; this translates as MCIIFVERSCLSSLYHSSILGCPHRKLYPRNILFFIEDFEKMWSVKGGNGAKKGAGGNGLVAVAIDNQKGSQNALRWAAEHLLTKGQTVILLHVVQKTSSVCSSIAGNNAIVCNINNLSQSPRKQQLEKMTKDLFLTFHCYCARKDINCIDIILEDSDIAKAVTEYASYAAIENLVLGAPTKHGFIRFKSSSIPSSVSKGAPDFCTVYVISKGKIHSERHASRPAAYSSPLLAQIEALNQQSAKAAETPRQNMYLKARPSFRPRNLPDEASRYAYTRGGGFSNGRISGGFSESESERSFISSDRASTDRASSVMYEYMDRGRLSTSSDQSFGSMRLGPKFAELNFPQDFSSISHESNQTSSSWSSENLEEVESEMRRLKLELKQTMDMYSTACREALTAKQKEMELHSWRAEEEQKLEEARLAQEAAQAVAEREKARCKAAIEAADAAKRIAELESNKRANAEIKALREAEDMRKLLSNLAHTDDKYRRYSIEEIEEATEHFLPSRKIGEGGYGPVYKCYLDHTPVAVKVLRPDAAQGRSQFQKEIDILSCIRHPNMVLLLGACPEYGILVYEYMANGSLDDCLSRKGNTPALSWQLRFQIAAEVATGLLFLHQTKPEPLVHRDLKPGNILLDQNYVSKISDVGLARLVPAVAENVTQCLMTATAGTFCYIDPEYQQTGMLGVKSDVYSLGIMLLQLVTSRPPMGLTHQVETAIEKGTFAGMLDPAVPDWPYEEALSFAKLAIQCAELRRKDRPDLGTVILPALNKLREFADEKMNHKLLGGNYSPSPNHSHAADQQEVISDPQLKNLETSKSQSSTSSQPENQAEEAGTTE